One genomic segment of Naumovozyma castellii chromosome 7, complete genome includes these proteins:
- the NCAS0G04010 gene encoding uncharacterized protein (ancestral locus Anc_1.460) encodes MKCSSSTTSTSSTTTTDSKPDSNAGKNIILCFDGTRENFGPQPFTNIMKLYRLLDCSDDTKQVCYYQPGVGIGGDFDRCMDGFVQKVAWSNFKNIWDSMVAFSLDTHIVSAYLFLMEHYQYGDRVYMFGFSRGAFIARVLAGMIGRVGLLNKSLDHLVKLAWRIYRCWEFADQPSQSNYTTTLVDEFKNIFCRDYEVRIYFQGLFDSVNSVGILRDRLFPFTQRSNIVDHVRHCISIDERRGKFKQQCFAPNPYLPKMFSLQYKTYVLDHDDNYKSGPFSTTNRSNELLQETLNRKGNNEPYHTSNETTQLSYKTIEGIFKICSVGQGGNISASIKDASMTPDLIEKWFIGDHSDVGGGWALDKDEVNNRQERLSTIPLKWIIGESIKHGVKFKRGSIHEFSKRHYMNSLDSIMGKIHDHLIFSKVAAVSEHDTDETGQYLPREIKYSKGGLPNRMMTLLWWLLEFLPIGLRIENKKGKWRNVYVPNLGRHRCIPEYGDLHWSVYWRIKFDDRYRPKNLPGYSRELIKEFQNIELGEDSTSGKGQKTIMSHFKSYPGDLKGSFVSISSLSRSNILSNGIIDSYYYQLRAQFLKWEATKWEEIPDDLTDWLKNDKNL; translated from the coding sequence ATGAAATGCTCTTCCAGTACCACGTCAACATCCTCGACCACGACCACAGATTCAAAACCGGACAGCAATGCTGGTAAAAACATTATACTTTGCTTTGATGGAACAAGAGAAAACTTCGGTCCTCAACCTTTCACAAACATTATGAAACTCTACCGTTTGCTTGATTGTAGTGACGACACGAAACAAGTATGCTACTACCAACCAGGAGTCGGTATTGGTGGAGATTTTGATCGTTGTATGGATGGATTTGTTCAGAAAGTAGCATGgtccaatttcaaaaatatttgggaTTCAATGGTAGCTTTCAGTTTAGATACACATATTGTCTCTGcatatttgtttcttatgGAGCACTACCAATACGGAGATAGAGTTTATATGTTTGGGTTCTCTAGAGGTGCGTTTATTGCCAGAGTATTGGCAGGAATGATTGGTCGTGTTGgtttattaaataagaGCCTAGATCATTTGGTTAAGCTAGCATGGAGAATATATAGATGTTGGGAGTTTGCAGATCAACCAAGCCAGTCTAATTATACAACGACTTTAGTGGAtgaattcaagaatatattttgtCGTGATTATGAGGTGAGAATATATTTCCAAGGTTTGTTCGATTCGGTAAATTCAGTGGGTATATTGAGAGATCGATTGTTTCCTTTTACTCAAAGAAGTAATATTGTGGATCATGTTAGACATTGCATTTCCATTGACGAAAGAAGAGGTAAATTCAAACAACAATGTTTTGCACCCAATCCTTATTTGCCCAAGATGTTTTCCTTGCAATATAAGACTTATGTTTTAGATCATGATGATAATTATAAATCTGGTCCATTTAGCACAACGAACAGGAGTAACGAATTACTGCAGGAAACTCTCAATAGGAAGGGAAATAATGAACCTTACCATACTAGTAACGAAACTACTCAATTAAGTTataaaacaattgaaggaatatttaaaatttgttCTGTTGGTCAAGGAGGGAATATTAGCGCTAGTATCAAAGATGCATCCATGACACCAgatttgattgaaaaatggtTCATTGGCGATCATTCTGACGTTGGTGGTGGCTGGGCATTAGATAAGGATGAAGTTAATAATAGACAGGAAAGATTATCTACAATCCCTTTAAAATGGATTATAGGTGAATCTATTAAACATGGAGTTAAATTCAAGAGGGGATCAATTCatgaattttcaaagagaCATTATATGAATTCCTTGGATTCCATTATGGGGAAGATACATGACCATTTAATATTTAGTAAAGTCGCTGCAGTTAGCGAACATGACACTGATGAAACGGGCCAGTATCTTCCTCGAGAAATTAAATACTCTAAAGGTGGATTACCAAATAGAATGATGACACTACTTTGGTGGTTACTAGAATTTTTACCCATTGGATTACGTATCGAAAATAAAAAGGGTAAATGGAGAAACGTTTATGTGCCCAATTTAGGTAGACATCGATGTATCCCTGAATATGGAGATTTACATTGGTCAGTTTATTGGagaattaaatttgatgatagGTATAGACCTAAGAATTTACCTGGTTACTCACGTGAATTGattaaagaatttcaaaatattgaattagGTGAGGATTCCACATCTGGTAAGGGCCAGAAGACAATAATGTCACATTTTAAATCATATCCAGGAGATTTGAAAGGTTCGTTCgtatcaatttcttcattatccaGATCCAATATATTATCTAATGGAATAATTGATAGTTATTATTACCAATTAAGAGCACAATTTCTTAAATGGGAAGCCACCAAATGGGAAGAAATTCCCGATGATCTTACCGATTGGTTAAAGAATGATAAGAATTTGTAA
- the RIP1 gene encoding ubiquinol--cytochrome-c reductase catalytic subunit RIP1 (ancestral locus Anc_1.461): MLPILRSTASSCARRSTMPGFTRLLSTTSSIAKSTYQTPDFDDVLKEHGNSDKSRSYAYFMIGSMGLLSSAGAKSTVETFISSMSASSDVLAMAKVEVNLSSIPLGKNVVVKWQGKPVFIRHRTQGEIDEANEVQMNELKDPQLDSDRVKQPEWLIMLGVCTHLGCVPIGEAGDFGGWFCPCHGSHYDISGRIRRGPAPLNLEIPQYELDGDKLIVG, from the coding sequence ATGCTACCTATACTAAGATCCACCGCCTCCAGTTGTGCAAGGAGGTCTACCATGCCAGGTTTCACCCGTCTGCTCTCCACCACCAGCTCCATAGCCAAATCTACTTACCAAACACCAGATTTTGACGACGTGTTGAAAGAACACGGCAATTCAGACAAATCCAGATCGTATGCATACTTCATGATCGGGTCCATGGGGCTCCTATCCTCCGCCGGTGCCAAGTCCACCGTAGAAACATTCATCTCTTCCATGTCTGCATCATCAGATGTCCTTGCTATGGCTAAAGTGGAGGTCAACTTATCCTCAATCCCCTTGGGGAAGAACGTCGTTGTCAAATGGCAGGGGAAACCAGTCTTTATCAGACATAGAACACAAGGTGAAATCGATGAGGCCAATGAGGTCCAGATGAACGAGTTGAAAGATCCACAATTGGATTCAGATAGAGTGAAGCAACCCGAGTGGTTGATCATGCTGGGGGTCTGTACCCATTTGGGTTGTGTCCCTATTGGTGAAGCTGGGGACTTTGGAGGTTGGTTCTGTCCTTGTCACGGGTCACATTATGATATCTCAGGAAGAATCAGAAGAGGACCTGCTCCATTAAACTTGGAAATCCCTCAATACGAATTGGATGGTGATAAATTGATTGTTGGTTAG
- the NUP85 gene encoding Nup85p (ancestral locus Anc_1.468) produces the protein MAANRETKDLLMDVNQLDFFDPQQDQAKTPSEPTEDVSITSEDMMLDELDPVSQAPVMRLTKKSDQPLLNGKSGTLNFQLGPLSSHNLAFVDGPNQHTIYPVSLPNIDNSPEFTEYASRLFEVYYQLGDHRQFSVPTIGVINKRSIGDHNQVVNLSMENIVNELRIFIENGREKDQITDRILDLEESLTILNCLQLIHFTLDNSFISEEDGEGRLKFIEELLNWVNRSDGEPNDSYIDQVFNISSKHVVETPLFWKLLNQLLLRGLFEQAIACIERSEILTYLDTIAECSVSASIIRDIISLLGIYPRDSSTTFREWKSLALELVNNFANSDTNVSGELRDYIEDVLLVISGNQNKILHYSKTWYESYCGLMLYYIPSLELSQEYLTMSLKINPLDITNNWEKACADIINGNISSILPTLESLDTCTAAFTAAICEAKGLLENPNDILNNNDSDFSYGNESLFSPNNGMATYLINNFALELCSHDDRDLWPISIGLIAISPMINGNSNSIKKATISELLLHYPFKTNDDIEWMLSICAEWKLPEVAKTLYTILGNQMLYQGNTIEAITNFSKGGKFELVKQYSWMMFEASILQDGPLDDQILNSIVSDDHSNIPEDVLDSLVTNAMRQTLAPYAVLYQFFQARDNKDWVEANRLLIALLSFPYLPKYYLVLLVTKFLYPIFLIEGAPKIEEQDVLLIIEALENKWDVEDERSQDLYSAVLEQLPVDVSRTLPEGMDKFINVVRKRLSFKLYEEFV, from the coding sequence ATGGCAGCAAACAGAGAAACTAAAGACCTCCTGATGGATGTAAATCAActtgatttctttgatcCTCAGCAAGATCAAGCCAAAACACCATCCGAACCTACAGAAGATGTTTCCATAACAAGCGAGGATATGATGCTCGATGAATTGGACCCTGTATCTCAAGCCCCAGTGATGAGATTAACCAAGAAGTCGGATCAACCATTACTCAATGGAAAAAGCGGTACATTGAACTTCCAATTGGGACCTCTGAGTTCTCATAATTTAGCATTTGTAGATGGACCAAACCAACATACCATATACCCTGTCTCTCTTCCAAATATAGATAACTCCCCTGAGTTTACCGAATATGCATCTAGGCTGTTTGAAgtttattatcaattggGTGATCATCGTCAATTTAGCGTCCCCACAATAGGTGTCATTAATAAGAGATCTATTGGCGATCATAATCAAGTGGTTAATCTGTCCATGGAAAATATCGTTAACGAATTACgtatatttattgaaaatggtaGAGAAAAGGATCAAATCACTGATAGAATACTGGATTTGGAAGAATCTTTAACCATCTTAAATTGtcttcaattaattcattttaCACTAGATAATTCCTTTATTTCTGAGGAGGACGGTGAGGGAAGACTAAAATTTATAGAggaattgttgaattggGTTAATAGATCTGATGGAGAACCAAATGATTCATATATTGATCAAGtatttaatatatcttcaaaacaTGTTGTCGAGACACCTTTGTTTTGGAAGCTTTTAAATCAATTGCTTTTGAGAGGTTTATTTGAACAAGCTATTGCATGTATCGAAAGATCAGAAATCTTAACATACTTAGATACAATTGCAGAATGTTCTGTATCTGCATCTATCATAAGAGATATAATATCCTTATTGGGAATTTACCCAAGAGATTCATCAACTACATTTAGAGAATGGAAATCTCTAGCATTGGAGTTGGTTAATAATTTTGCAAACTCTGATACAAACGTGTCAGGTGAATTACGTGATTACATTGAGGATGTTCTATTAGTAATAAGTGGtaatcaaaataaaatattacattattcaaaaacgTGGTATGAATCATATTGTGGCCTAATGCTATATTATATCCCATCTTTAGAACTATCCCAAGAATATTTAACCATGTCCTTGAAGATTAATCCATTAGATATTACGAATAATTGGGAAAAGGCATGTGCCGATATAATTAATGGTAATATTTCCTCCATCCTACCCACACTAGAATCATTAGATACATGTACTGCTGCATTTACTGCCGCTATATGTGAAGCCAAGGGACTTCTCGAGAATCCAAATGATATACTAAATAATAACGACTCTGATTTTAGCTACGGTAATGAAAGTTTATTCTCTCCAAATAATGGTATGGCTACTTActtaattaataattttgccTTGGAGTTATGTTCTCATGATGATAGAGATTTATGGCCTATTTCGATTGGTCTGATAGCCATATCACCAATGATTAATGGTAATAGTAATAGTATCAAAAAGGCAACTATTAGTGAGTTATTATTACACTATCCGTTCAAGACAAATGATGATATAGAATGGATGTTAAGTATTTGTGCAGAATGGAAATTACCAGAGGTAGCAAAGACCCTATATACCATTCTAGGTAACCAGATGTTATATCAAGGTAATACCATCGAGGCTATAACGAATTTCAGCAAAGGtggtaaatttgaattggtGAAACAATATTCATGGATGATGTTTGAAGCTTCAATTCTACAGGACGGACCATTAGATGATCAAATATTGAACAGTATTGTCAGTGATgatcattcaaatattccTGAGGACGTTCTAGATAGTTTAGTCACAAATGCGATGAGACAAACATTGGCACCATATGCAGTGTTGtatcaatttttccaaGCTAGGGATAATAAGGACTGGGTGGAAGCCAATAGACTTTTAATTGCCTTATTATCCTTCCCATATCTCCCCAAGTATTATTTGGTTTTGTTGGTTACTAAATTTCTATAtccaattttcttaattgAAGGTGCCCCAAAGATTGAAGAGCAAGATGTGTTACTTATTATAGAAGCACTGGAAAATAAGTGGgatgttgaagatgaaaggTCACAAGATTTATACTCCGCTGTATTAGAACAATTGCCTGTGGATGTTAGTAGGACCTTACCCGAGGGAATggataaattcattaatgtGGTAAGGAAAAGACTGAGCTTCAAACTTTATGAAGAATTTGTATAA
- the BUD16 gene encoding putative pyridoxal kinase BUD16 (ancestral locus Anc_1.471) yields MPRLLATQSHVVHGYVGNKAATFPLQCLGWDVDCCNSVQFSNHTGYGMDKVFGNITEQHHLDQLLSGLFNNFPKEYNAMLSGYLPNKDSVRCMGTNYKRFKMANKDSIWLMDPVMGDEGVLYVSEDVIPEYRALALSEDSKVDIITPNQFELEILYDKKINSMDELKLALLHLHKTIPIIVVTSCNSKIFDDQEYIYCIASMKGKEPIVYRVPLIDSYFTGVGDLFSALLVDKVFSLLTGKSNQEFAQQVNAVLNIIQRVLHLTKSMGPKNIKSKIGSALDMKEMELRIIEARDLFTECNGGDENFIHSRL; encoded by the coding sequence ATGCCTCGCCTTCTCGCAACTCAATCACATGTCGTTCACGGCTACGTAGGTAACAAAGCAGCAACTTTCCCATTACAATGTTTAGGATGGGATGTAGATTGTTGCAATAGTGTTCAATTTTCCAATCATACTGGTTATGGTATGGACAAAGtatttggtaatattaCAGAACAACATCATTTGGATCAACTATTATCAGGCctctttaataattttccaaaggAGTATAATGCTATGTTGTCAGGATACCTTCCCAATAAGGACTCTGTGAGGTGTATGGGCACCAACTATAAACGATTCAAAATGGCCAATAAGGACTCCATTTGGCTTATGGATCCTGTTATGGGTGATGAAGGTGTATTATACGTTAGTGAGGACGTGATACCGGAGTACAGAGCACTAGCACTTTCAGAGGACTCGAAAGTGGATATCATAACTCCTAATCAGTTTGAGCTGGAAATATTATACGATAAAAAGATTAACTCAATGGATGAACTTAAATTAGCTCTCCTACATCTACACAAAACGATACCGATTATTGTAGTCACATCTTGtaattcaaagatattTGATGATCAGGAGTATATTTATTGTATTGCATCCATGAAAGGAAAGGAACCAATTGTATATCGTGTTCCACTTATAGATTCATATTTCACAGGTGTGGGCGATTTATTCTCAGCTTTATTAGTGGACAAGGTTTTCAGTCTCCTAACGGGAAAATCCAACCAAGAATTTGCTCAACAGGTGAACGCAGTGCTGAACATCATTCAACGGGTCCTTCATTTAACAAAAAGTATGGGGCCTAAAAAcattaaatcaaaaattgGGTCTGCCTTGGATATGAAAGAGATGGAACttagaattattgaagCAAGAGATCTTTTTACGGAGTGCAATGGAGGTGATGAGAACTTCATACACTCTCGATTATAG
- the NCAS0G04050 gene encoding uncharacterized protein (ancestral locus Anc_1.476) — MPYQEDFGVEQFMDKYEEGIQHNLGETCCFSISLGELAKLSGNTFELDQDLQLTYGSIKGSDKLRSLIASMYGPEFNKDNVLVTNGAIAANFLIYYTLVGPGDHVICVDPTYAQLYSVPKMFGAEVSLLKLQKEDGFIPNIETLKKMIKSNTKLIIINNPNNPLGSAISTETLNDICQLCEENNIYLHCDEVYKPIFHSMPEGKSVPLSGCQLYDKAITTGSMSKAFSCAGLRLGWLISKDTQMLRDAASRRDYNTISVGMVDDKIAQYVLENREPLLKRNFELCLDNLQLLNSFIQESQGRFEYVCKPEAGTVCLLKLNGISDSMAFGKFIAEEYKILAVPGEAFGIPGTLRIGYGNSKKDLLEGLPLLQKAYDVWLGKKTNN, encoded by the coding sequence ATGCCATACCAAGAAGATTTCGGCGTTGAACAATTTATGGACAAATATGAAGAGGGAATCCAACATAACTTGGGTGAAACTTGTTGCTTTTCGATCAGTTTAGGAGAATTAGCTAAGTTATCTGGAAATACCTTCGAACTGGATCAAGATCTTCAATTAACATATGGATCAATCAAGGGTTCAGATAAATTGAGGTCTTTGATTGCCTCAATGTATGGTCCTGAGTTTAATAAGGATAATGTCCTAGTAACTAATGGTGCTATTGCTGctaatttcttaatttatTATACGTTGGTTGGTCCTGGGGATCATGTTATATGTGTTGACCCCACCTATGCTCAATTATATAGTGTTCCGAAAATGTTTGGTGCTGAAGTGAGCTTGTTAAAGTTGCAGAAGGAAGATGGGTTTATACCAAATATAgaaactttgaagaaaatgattaAATCTAACACAAAATTaatcattatcaataatccaaataatccaTTGGGGAGTGCAATTTCCACCGAGACATTGAATGATATTTGCCAACTATGCGAggaaaacaatatttatttacattGTGATGAAGTCTATAAGCCAATTTTTCACTCCATGCCTGAGGGTAAAAGCGTGCCATTGAGTGGATGCCAATTGTATGACAAGGCTATTACTACTGGATCCATGTCGAAGGCTTTCTCCTGTGCCGGTTTACGTTTAGGTTGGTTGATCTCAAAGGATACACAAATGTTAAGGGATGCAGCCTCTAGAAGGGATTATAATACTATATCAGTGGGGATGGTCGACGATAAAATTGCCCAATATGTCCTTGAAAATCGTGAACCTCTTTTAAAACGTAATTTCGAATTATGTTTAGACAACTTACAACTACTAAACTCTTTCATTCAGGAAAGTCAGGGGAGATTTGAATACGTATGTAAGCCTGAAGCTGGTACTGTttgtttattgaaattaaatggtATATCCGACTCCATGGCTTTTGGTAAATTTATTGCGGAGGAATATAAGATCTTGGCAGTTCCTGGAGAAGCCTTTGGAATTCCAGGAACCTTAAGAATCGGATACGGTAATAGTAAGAAAGATCTTCTCGAAGGTTTGCCCCTCTTACAAAAAGCATACGATGTTTGGTTAGGTaagaaaacaaacaattaa